The proteins below come from a single Desulfomonile tiedjei genomic window:
- the bamA gene encoding outer membrane protein assembly factor BamA, whose amino-acid sequence MKRLLFFIVLFLLVPLVLWAQSQKFSKIMIFPFKIVSKGELAEYSTEFSGALGSELTREGDVELLSGQPFQSAVQDRKVDPTRLLRIGERMGAQAAIWGTVTKLDDGYSVELWVVDKEHAQRPRLFSANGKDMEELSNRVKELAPEIGDLVLKRPKIGEIKIEGNKRIEKDAILHKLEVKPGSFFRKSAIGNEIREIYSMGYFEDVQIDAEGTPEGTIDLKVTVKERPSIGTIEIEGNKLFAKDEILDTLTTKSRAVASNEKIRDDIEKIKKMYEKSGYYQPKIEYEIKDLSQNEAKLVFKIDEGQKSYLTDIVLEGRKKLPESEARKLMTLKPKSWFWFLDDSGTFTKDKLEENRMRLTVAYMDNGFIEVQVGAPKMDFKDRSVTVTYPIREGNRYQVRTVKVDGDLVEPAEKFIPVLQVKPKTWFRRSLVGDDIKALTKIYNNLGYAYVDIEPRQKINEKHEFVDLVYHITKGERVTIEKVDVAGNERTRDKIIRRSLAISEGDLYSADRFDATKSRLEGTDFFEAVRLKTSPGSRPDLMNVTVEVLEKKTGSLSAGLGYSSQDGAMGNVNLQEKNLFGLGIMANAKANLSGRRNSYEGSVTYPWIFDLSLSGTVRGYKSMMKESNYYRDSEGFSVHLGHPLYGFWTMSTGFSRDSSKLTGFEQGFARSIVEYYKQYGTVAQKFTNVSDNAVSLSVGRDTRNHPMIPSGGSKVSFASRFSGFGGDLAFASHMADMSYYYPLFWRAIVKVHTSGSLLHEVGPDPIPFDRRLLLGGIGSVRGYQFGQIGPRDRYGNIIGGDRSLYTNLECLFPLVDQLKLNGVVFFDVGNAWNASESPFLTTAKAGAGVGIRWVSPMGPLRIEYGWKVSPEKGETPGAVAFSMGQLF is encoded by the coding sequence ATGAAGAGGCTTCTGTTTTTCATAGTCCTGTTCTTGCTCGTTCCTCTCGTTTTGTGGGCGCAATCCCAGAAATTCAGTAAGATCATGATCTTCCCGTTCAAGATCGTTTCCAAAGGGGAACTTGCGGAGTACAGTACTGAATTCTCGGGGGCCCTCGGCTCCGAATTGACTCGTGAAGGAGATGTTGAACTTCTATCCGGCCAACCCTTTCAATCGGCTGTTCAAGACAGAAAGGTAGATCCAACTCGCTTGCTGCGCATCGGGGAGCGAATGGGTGCCCAAGCGGCCATTTGGGGGACGGTCACCAAATTGGATGACGGGTACAGCGTCGAGTTGTGGGTCGTTGACAAGGAACACGCTCAAAGGCCGCGATTGTTTTCTGCCAATGGAAAAGACATGGAGGAACTGAGCAATCGCGTCAAGGAATTGGCCCCTGAGATTGGTGACCTCGTTCTTAAGAGGCCCAAGATAGGCGAAATTAAGATTGAAGGAAATAAAAGGATTGAAAAGGACGCAATTCTCCACAAGTTGGAGGTAAAGCCCGGGTCCTTCTTCCGCAAATCGGCTATCGGCAATGAAATCAGAGAGATCTACTCGATGGGATACTTCGAGGATGTCCAGATTGATGCCGAGGGCACGCCGGAAGGCACTATAGATCTCAAAGTGACGGTCAAGGAGCGGCCGTCCATAGGAACGATAGAGATCGAAGGTAATAAGCTTTTCGCCAAGGACGAGATCCTCGATACCTTGACCACGAAATCCCGCGCGGTTGCGAGCAATGAAAAGATCCGAGACGACATCGAAAAAATTAAAAAAATGTACGAGAAATCCGGCTATTATCAGCCGAAAATCGAATACGAAATAAAGGACCTTTCTCAAAACGAGGCCAAACTGGTTTTCAAGATAGACGAAGGTCAAAAGAGCTATCTCACCGACATAGTCCTTGAAGGGCGAAAAAAGCTACCTGAGTCTGAAGCGCGAAAGCTGATGACCCTGAAGCCAAAGAGTTGGTTCTGGTTCCTCGACGACTCCGGTACTTTTACCAAAGACAAATTGGAAGAAAACCGCATGCGGCTCACCGTGGCCTACATGGACAACGGCTTCATCGAGGTCCAGGTGGGGGCCCCCAAGATGGATTTCAAGGATAGGTCCGTTACCGTGACGTATCCGATCCGTGAGGGGAACAGGTACCAGGTGCGAACGGTTAAAGTTGATGGCGACCTGGTCGAACCTGCGGAGAAATTTATCCCGGTATTGCAGGTCAAGCCCAAAACTTGGTTCCGTCGGTCTCTTGTGGGTGATGACATCAAGGCGCTCACCAAGATTTACAATAACTTAGGCTACGCATACGTGGACATCGAGCCTCGGCAAAAGATAAATGAGAAGCATGAATTTGTAGACCTGGTTTACCATATAACCAAAGGGGAGCGCGTTACCATCGAGAAGGTGGACGTAGCCGGCAATGAACGAACACGAGACAAGATTATTCGAAGGTCCCTTGCCATTAGCGAAGGAGATCTCTATAGCGCTGACAGGTTTGATGCGACCAAGAGCAGGCTTGAAGGTACGGATTTCTTCGAAGCGGTGAGACTCAAGACATCCCCCGGTTCCCGGCCCGACCTCATGAATGTGACGGTCGAGGTCCTGGAAAAGAAGACCGGCTCCTTGTCGGCAGGCCTGGGCTATTCCTCGCAGGACGGCGCGATGGGTAACGTCAACCTTCAGGAGAAGAACCTCTTCGGATTAGGGATCATGGCCAATGCCAAGGCAAATCTCTCCGGCAGAAGGAACTCCTATGAGGGATCGGTCACTTACCCGTGGATCTTTGATCTGTCTCTTAGCGGCACGGTCCGGGGATATAAGTCAATGATGAAGGAATCCAACTATTACCGAGACAGTGAAGGATTCAGCGTTCATCTTGGGCATCCGTTGTACGGCTTTTGGACCATGTCTACCGGCTTCTCCCGCGATTCGAGCAAACTTACCGGATTCGAACAAGGATTCGCCCGATCCATAGTGGAGTACTACAAGCAGTATGGAACGGTGGCCCAGAAGTTCACGAATGTATCCGACAACGCGGTCTCTCTTAGCGTGGGCAGAGATACCCGCAACCATCCCATGATTCCCAGCGGAGGAAGTAAGGTTTCGTTTGCGAGCCGATTTTCAGGGTTTGGTGGTGACTTGGCTTTTGCCAGTCACATGGCGGATATGAGCTATTATTACCCGTTATTCTGGCGGGCTATCGTCAAAGTGCACACCAGCGGCTCGCTGCTACACGAAGTCGGGCCCGACCCCATCCCGTTTGACCGCCGACTTCTGCTCGGTGGAATAGGCAGTGTTCGAGGCTACCAGTTCGGCCAAATAGGACCGCGCGATCGATACGGCAATATAATAGGAGGCGACAGATCGCTGTACACCAACTTGGAATGCCTTTTCCCCCTTGTGGATCAACTCAAGCTGAATGGAGTGGTTTTCTTTGACGTGGGAAATGCCTGGAACGCCTCCGAAAGCCCCTTCTTGACGACCGCCAAGGCCGGGGCCGGTGTAGGGATTCGCTGGGTTTCCCCAATGGGGCCTCTCCGCATAGAATATGGCTGGAAAGTTAGCCCGGAAAAGGGCGAGACGCCGGGTGCCGTGGCCTTTTCAATGGGCCAGCTCTTTTGA
- the lpxD gene encoding UDP-3-O-(3-hydroxymyristoyl)glucosamine N-acyltransferase, whose amino-acid sequence MVTFTLEQLAGFLGGQASESPGPEIAGVRPIEHAGEKDITYVANARFLQQLAQSSAGAVIVPPNLDPGSRPHIRSGNPEAAFARLTALYYPYPAPPAGVSSKAEVHPECTLGQDVSVGPYAVLGKGAVVGDRSVIGPHVVVGEHVEIGEETRIFPNVTIYPRVRIGRRVIIHSGAVIGSDGFGFARDQDHQGNFVNVKKYQSGTVEIEDDAEIGALCAVDRALAGATRIGKGVKLDNLIQIAHNVSIGDGTVIASQSGIAGSSSVGRFGMIGGQVGVRDHVRIGDGVILATRVGIYRNVPDGSVMAGSVPAMPHSVFLRVQSLFKRLPEILERIRKLENLVLSNRKEVQ is encoded by the coding sequence ATGGTGACATTTACCCTGGAGCAATTGGCCGGATTTCTGGGCGGGCAGGCCTCGGAGTCGCCCGGACCTGAGATTGCGGGTGTGCGGCCCATTGAGCATGCCGGCGAAAAGGACATAACCTACGTCGCCAATGCACGATTTCTCCAGCAACTGGCCCAGAGTTCGGCAGGGGCTGTGATCGTTCCGCCGAACTTGGACCCCGGTTCACGACCTCATATCAGGTCGGGTAACCCGGAAGCGGCTTTCGCGCGCCTGACGGCCTTGTACTATCCTTACCCGGCACCACCGGCGGGTGTTTCCTCCAAGGCCGAAGTCCATCCGGAATGCACGCTGGGACAGGATGTCTCGGTAGGGCCGTACGCTGTCCTGGGCAAGGGCGCGGTTGTGGGGGACCGTTCGGTCATAGGCCCGCACGTCGTAGTCGGAGAGCACGTTGAAATAGGTGAGGAAACACGGATATTCCCGAACGTAACGATTTATCCGAGAGTTAGAATCGGTCGACGGGTTATTATTCATTCAGGCGCGGTCATCGGTTCCGACGGTTTCGGGTTCGCGAGGGACCAGGACCATCAAGGAAACTTCGTCAACGTGAAGAAATACCAGAGCGGCACTGTGGAAATTGAAGATGACGCGGAGATCGGGGCCCTTTGTGCTGTGGACCGGGCGTTGGCCGGAGCCACACGTATAGGAAAGGGTGTAAAGCTGGATAACCTGATTCAGATAGCTCACAATGTCTCCATCGGTGACGGCACGGTCATCGCCTCTCAATCAGGAATTGCCGGGAGTTCGTCCGTCGGTCGTTTCGGAATGATTGGTGGGCAAGTGGGGGTAAGGGATCATGTGCGTATCGGCGACGGTGTGATCCTTGCCACCCGTGTCGGAATATACAGAAATGTCCCCGATGGCTCGGTCATGGCCGGCTCGGTCCCGGCTATGCCCCACAGTGTGTTTCTGCGAGTGCAGTCGCTTTTCAAGAGGCTTCCGGAGATCCTGGAGAGGATCAGAAAACTGGAAAACCTCGTTTTATCGAACCGCAAGGAAGTGCAATGA
- the lpxA gene encoding acyl-ACP--UDP-N-acetylglucosamine O-acyltransferase, with amino-acid sequence MIHPTAVVHPGASIGEAVSIGPYCVVGENVVIHEGCEIGPHVTIEGRTTIGAQTRIFQFACIGGAPQDFSYRGEDTRVEIGSRVIVREYVTIHRGTSRGREATVIGDDCYLMAYCHVAHDCTLGPGVIMANSAHLGGHIEIGAHAILGGIVAVHQFVRVGEYALVGGVSGVAKDVPPYTLASGARIYVYGLNEVGLRRNRFPRETILKLKKAFKIAFRSSLRVEQAVQKIRTEMPEVPEALRFAEFLATSKRGTARVSLSRHAFRAV; translated from the coding sequence ATGATTCATCCCACGGCAGTTGTCCATCCGGGAGCGTCCATAGGTGAAGCCGTCTCCATCGGTCCTTACTGCGTGGTCGGTGAGAACGTCGTGATTCACGAAGGCTGTGAAATAGGGCCTCACGTTACCATCGAGGGACGTACGACGATCGGCGCCCAAACACGCATTTTTCAATTCGCCTGCATAGGCGGGGCTCCTCAAGACTTCTCCTACAGAGGAGAGGACACGCGCGTGGAAATTGGCTCCCGTGTTATAGTAAGGGAGTACGTCACCATCCATCGCGGAACCTCCAGGGGGAGAGAAGCCACAGTAATCGGAGACGACTGTTATCTAATGGCCTACTGTCACGTGGCGCACGATTGCACCCTCGGCCCCGGCGTCATCATGGCAAATTCGGCCCACCTGGGAGGTCATATAGAAATCGGCGCACACGCCATTCTGGGAGGCATCGTGGCCGTACACCAGTTCGTAAGGGTGGGAGAGTACGCCCTCGTGGGTGGCGTGTCGGGAGTGGCTAAGGATGTTCCGCCGTACACCCTGGCCTCTGGCGCCAGAATCTATGTTTATGGCCTGAACGAGGTCGGTCTCAGGCGCAATCGTTTTCCTCGCGAGACCATCCTAAAACTCAAGAAGGCCTTCAAAATTGCATTTCGTTCGTCGTTAAGGGTGGAACAGGCTGTTCAGAAGATCCGAACAGAGATGCCGGAGGTGCCCGAGGCACTGAGGTTTGCCGAGTTCCTCGCCACGTCCAAGCGTGGCACAGCACGCGTCTCGCTCAGCCGGCACGCATTCCGGGCGGTTTGA
- the lpxI gene encoding UDP-2,3-diacylglucosamine diphosphatase LpxI (LpxI, functionally equivalent to LpxH, replaces it in LPS biosynthesis in a minority of bacteria.), giving the protein MDNLGIIAGTGNLPLHVADEAAGRGYNVVAIAFPGFTDPAIAHLVKEIFWLKLGQLEKAISILKSRQVSRVVMAGKIEKSNLLRPWNLRFDRRALRVVRAMSDWRDDTILAAIADEFKKDGIEIEEITSWASKLMAPLGVMTKRVPTEKQWKDILFGRKMALGIGNLDIGQTVVVKNSAVLVVEAIEGTDRAIRRAGELNIPNGIVVKMAKPDQDMRFDVPGVGPSTIDSMTVAKAKVLAVEAGRTMITEYGEMVRRADKAKISMVGISAQGDPDLTALSSRR; this is encoded by the coding sequence TTGGACAACCTTGGCATAATAGCCGGCACGGGAAATCTTCCTCTGCACGTGGCGGACGAAGCTGCAGGTCGCGGGTACAACGTTGTTGCCATAGCGTTCCCCGGTTTTACGGACCCGGCCATTGCCCATCTGGTCAAAGAGATTTTCTGGCTGAAGCTGGGGCAACTGGAGAAGGCGATCTCCATTCTGAAATCCCGGCAAGTCAGCCGCGTTGTTATGGCCGGAAAGATAGAGAAAAGCAATCTTCTGCGGCCGTGGAACCTGCGTTTTGACCGACGGGCCCTGCGGGTGGTTCGCGCTATGTCGGATTGGCGGGACGACACTATTTTGGCGGCAATAGCCGACGAGTTCAAAAAAGATGGGATAGAGATCGAAGAGATCACCTCATGGGCCTCCAAGCTCATGGCGCCGCTGGGTGTAATGACCAAGCGCGTTCCGACCGAAAAGCAGTGGAAGGACATTTTGTTCGGCAGAAAAATGGCCCTCGGAATAGGGAACTTGGATATAGGACAGACCGTCGTGGTCAAGAACTCGGCCGTGCTGGTGGTGGAGGCGATCGAGGGAACGGACAGAGCCATCCGCAGGGCCGGTGAACTCAATATCCCTAACGGGATAGTGGTCAAGATGGCCAAGCCCGATCAGGACATGCGTTTCGATGTCCCCGGCGTAGGGCCGTCTACCATTGACAGCATGACCGTGGCCAAGGCCAAAGTGCTGGCAGTGGAGGCGGGCCGTACCATGATCACGGAATACGGCGAAATGGTAAGAAGAGCGGACAAGGCCAAGATTTCGATGGTCGGAATTTCCGCACAAGGCGACCCGGATCTAACCGCCTTGAGTTCGCGGCGTTGA
- a CDS encoding OmpH family outer membrane protein: MKKSILIALWAIVCAAFVFSGVCVAQEGKMAFVDFAKFANASKKAQDQQKKFQDKVIQKRTELENKKKELDAIQEKIQKQGPMLKEDTRNQLIKELGIKEMELKLGEKEAQNALQNDQREAQDSFRRDIAKIISAIRTEKHLTLVFDSGALLAADDALDITDEVAKRYDAEAGTSKAPAPAAPKKPAPAPAPPAKKPAAPAK, encoded by the coding sequence ATGAAGAAAAGTATCTTGATAGCCCTTTGGGCCATTGTTTGCGCTGCATTCGTTTTTTCCGGCGTCTGCGTCGCGCAGGAGGGCAAGATGGCCTTCGTTGACTTTGCCAAATTTGCGAATGCGTCCAAAAAAGCGCAGGACCAACAAAAGAAGTTCCAGGACAAAGTAATCCAGAAGCGGACAGAGTTGGAGAATAAGAAAAAAGAACTCGATGCGATCCAGGAAAAGATCCAGAAACAGGGCCCCATGCTCAAGGAAGACACCAGGAATCAGCTGATCAAGGAATTGGGGATCAAGGAAATGGAGCTGAAGCTGGGCGAAAAAGAAGCCCAGAACGCTCTGCAAAACGACCAGCGCGAAGCACAGGATTCCTTCCGGCGAGACATAGCGAAAATAATATCCGCGATCCGGACGGAAAAGCACCTTACCTTGGTTTTCGATTCGGGAGCACTGCTTGCGGCAGATGATGCGTTGGACATCACAGACGAAGTCGCCAAGCGATACGACGCAGAGGCCGGCACTTCCAAAGCCCCTGCCCCCGCTGCTCCAAAGAAGCCGGCTCCTGCGCCCGCCCCCCCTGCTAAGAAACCTGCGGCCCCGGCGAAATGA